DNA sequence from the Streptomyces tsukubensis genome:
GGTCCTGCCGTTGTCAGACATGTCTCTCCTCGGGGAAACCGGCGCCGATCGTGCGTCCTTTCGAACAACCGGCGAGGTGACCGGCCGATTCCCCCCGCCGGGCGTCCGGGTGCCCATGGGAGGATCGGGCCGTTGAGCCGAGAGACGAAGGAGTGCCCGTGCCGGGTGAGAATCTGTCCCGCGACGAAGCCCGCGAGCGGGCCGAGCTGCTGTCCGTCGACGGGTACGAGGTGGCCCTCGACGTCACGTCCGCGACCACGGCCGGGGGCGATGCCACCGAAGGGCCGCTGACCTTCCGGTCCGTGACCACGATCCGCTTCCGCTCCGCCCGGCCGGGCGCCGACAGCTTCGCGGATCTGATCGCGCCTTCGGTGACCGCCGTCGAACTGAACGGGCGGGCCCTCGACCCGGCCGTCGTCTTCGACGGCACCCGGATCGCGCTCGACGGTCTGGCCGCGGAGAACGTGCTGGTCGTGGATGCGCAGTGTGCGTACAGCCGGACGGGCGAAGGGCTGCACCGGTTCGTCGACCCGGAGGACGGGGAGGTGTACCTCTATACGCAGTACGAGCCCGCCGACGCCCGCCGCGTCTTCGCGAACTTCGAGCAGCCCGATCTCAAGGCGCCGTTCCGGTTCGAGGTGACCGCGCCCGAGGGCTGGACGGTGTGGAGCAACGGCGCCGGGGAGCGGGACGCCGCGGACGGGGTGTGGCGCTTCACCGAGACCCGGCCGATCTCCACGTACATCACCGCGGTCGTCGCCGGTCCGTACCACTACGAGACCGACCTCTACACCCGGACGCTGGACGACGGCACCGTACTGGAGATCCCGCTCGGCGCCATGTGCCGCAAGGGCCTGGCCCGGCACTTCGACGCGGACGACGTCTTCCTCGTCACCAAGCAGGGGCTCGACTTCTTCCACGACCGCTTCGACTACCCGTACCCGTTCGGCAAGTACGACCAGGCGTTCGTGCCGGAGTACAACATCGGCGCCATGGAGAACCCGGGTTGCGTCACCTTCCGGGAGGAGTTCATCTTCCGGGGGAAGGTCACCCAGGCGGCGTACGAGCGCCGGGCCAATGTGATCCTGCACGAGATGGCCCATATGTGGTTCGGTGACCTGGTCACCATGGTGTGGTGGGACGACCTGTGGCTCAAGGAGTCCTTCGCGGACTTCATGGGCTCGTACGCGATGGTCGGCGCGACCCGCTTCACCAACGGCTGGACCACCTTCGCGAACAACCGGAAGGCGTGGGCGTACCGCGCCGACCAGATGCCGTCGACGCATCCGGTCACCGCGGACATCCGCGATCTGGAGGACGCCAAGCTCAACTTCGACGGCATCACCTACGCCAAGGGGGCGAGCGTCCTGAAGCAGCTCGTCGCGTACGTGGGCGAGGACGCGTTCCTGGAAGGCGCCCGGCGCTACTTCAAGCGGCACGCGTACGGCAACACCCGGCTGGCGGATCTGCTGTCGGTGCTGGAAGAGGTGTCCGGACGGGATATGACCGCCTGGTCGCGGGCGTGGCTCCAGACGGCCGGGGTGAACTCCCTGACGCCCGTCGTCACGCACGACGCGAGCGGCAGGATCACCGAGCTGGCGGTCGTCCAGGACCCGGGGAACGGGGTTCCGGGCGAGGAGGGCGTCCTGCGCCCGCACCGGGTCGCCGTCGGGCTCTACCGGCACGAGGACGGAGAGCTGGTGCGGTACGCGTCCGCCGAGGCGGACGTCACGGGCGCGCGGACCGTGGTGCCGGAGCTTGCGGGAGCGGAGCGGCCCGCGCTCGTCCTGGTCAACGACGAGGACCTGACGTACTGCAAGATCCGCTTCGACGAGGCGTCGCTGGAGACGCTCCGCTCGCACCTGGGCGATATCACCGACCCGCTGGCGCGGGCCCTGTGCTGGTCGGCGCTGTGGAACCTGACGCGGGACGCGCTGATGCCGGCGCGGGACTTCGTCGGACTGGTGCTGCGGTTCGCCGGGCGCGAGACCGATATCGGCGTACTCCAGATGCTGCACGCCTGGACCCGGATCGCGCTCGTCCACTACGCGGCACCGGAGTGGCGTGCCGAGGGCGGGCGGCTGCTGGCCCAGGGCGCGCTGCGGGAGCTGCGGCTCGCCGAGCCCGGCGGGCAGCACCAGCTCACCTGGGCGCGGTTCTTCGCGACCGTCGCGGAGTCGGAGGCGGATCTGCAGCTGCTGTCCGGGCTCCTCGACGGTACGGCGAAAATCGACGGGCTCGACGTCGACCAGGAGCTGCGCTGGGCCTTCCTGGAGCCGCTGGCCTCGCACGGGGTCGCCGACGCGAACGTGCTCGACGCGGAGCTGGCGCGCGACGACACCGCGTCGGGGACCCGGCACCACGTCCGGTGCCTGGCGGCGCGGCCGTCGGCGGAGGTCAAGGACCGGGCGTGGGCGCGGGTCGTCGCATCGGACGAACTGTCCAACGCGCTGGTGGAAGCGACGATCTCCGGGTTCGCTCAGTCGGGGCAGCGGGAGCTGCTGGCGCCGTACGCGCCGCAGTACTTCGAGGCCGTCGAGCGCGTGTGGAGCGAACGGTCCATCCAGATCGGGATGAGCATCGTGTCGGGCCTGTTCCCCGCGTTCCAGGGGGAGCCGGCGAAGGCGGCCGCGGAGCGGTGGCTGGCGGAGCACACGGACGCGGCGCCGGCGCTGCGGCGGCTGGTGCTGGAGGCGCACGACGACCTGTCCAGGGCCTTGCGCGCGCAGGCGCGGGACGCGTAGGCCTGGGCGGGGGGCGTTGGGGGCCGGGGGGCGTTGCAGGGCGCGTGCCCCTGCGGGACCCCGGGGCCACGGGGCGGTGCCGGGGCGCGCGGCCTTGCGGTGCCTTGCGGTGCCGGGGCGCGGGCCCCTGCGGGGCCTGGCGGGACCGGGGGCCGAGGGGCCTTTGCGGGGTCGCGCGTGACCCCGCGGGGCCCGAGCGGTGCGCCCGGGTCCGCGGGGGCCGCGCCGTGGGGCCTTGCGGGGGGCGCGTGACGCCACAGGGCCCGAGCGGTGCGCCTTGCCCGCAAGGCCCTTCGGCCCCGGGGCCAAAGCCGGGGTCGCGCGAGACGGGGCGCGGCTGCACCACCGTTGTGGGCATACGTTCCGCCGGGGCGGAACGGGTGGGCACAACCCACGGGCGCCCTGACCGGACCAGGGCTTCGACCCCGGGCCCGGCTCCCTCAGGGGCGCCGCACCCGGCAAGGCCCCCTGGGCGGAACGTACCGGAACGGGCACCGCGCCCCGGGGCGTTGTGCCCACCCGTTCCGCCCGCGGAACGCCTGCCCACAACGGTGGTGCGCCGGGCCGGGCACACCCGTACCGGCCACAACGTGGAGCACGGGTCCGCCCGCCCCGGGGCGCCGGACGCGGCGCGCAAGCGACCGGGCATGCACTCTGCCCCAGACGGGGAACACCACCCGCCCCGGGGCGCCGGGGCAGGCAACGGGTGCGCGCCCTGCCCGCAACGTGCGCGGCGCGTCGGGACTTTGGGGCGGTGGGGTGTCAGCTTGGCGACGGGGGCGTAACAGGGGTTATCCCGGCCCCGAACCACGGGCATCCCCTCCGCATGAATCCCGACGCCCCCCTCCCCCCGGCCCCGGCCCCCTCCCCCGCCGACGCCCCTCTCGACGTACCCGGCGAACACCAGAGCGTCCTCTCCTCCGCCCAGCTGCGGGAGCACGGCGTCGCGGGAGCGCGGCTCGCCGCACGGTGCCGGCCCGGCGGACCGTGGCAGTCGCTGCTGCCGGGCGTCTATCTGCTGCGCCGGGGCGTGCCCACGGGCGAGGAGCGGCTGCGCGGCGCCCTGCTGTACGCCGGGCGGCCCGTCGCCCCGCGGCACCCCGCACCGGAGCCCCGCGGCCGGGCCGCGGCCGTGCTCACCGGGCTCGCCGCACTCGCCCTGCACGGGTTCGCCACCGCGCCCCCGCTGCGCGAGCTGGACCGGATCGACGTCCTCGTGCCGCGGATCCGCCGGCTGCGTTCGACCGGCTTCGCCCGGATCGTGCGGGCGGCCGCGGTACCGGATCCGGAGTACGTCACGGGCCTGCCGGTGGCCCCCGTGGCCCGCGCCGTCGCCGACGCCGTCGCGGCGACCGCCGACCCCGGAGCCGTACGGCTGCTGGTGACGGAGGCGGTCGGCGGCGGGCACTGCGAACCGGCCGCGCTCGTCGCCGAGCTGGACCGGGCCCGGCTGCTGCGGTGCCCGCCCGTCGCCCGGGCGGTGGACGAGCTGCTCGCCGAGGGCAGGTCCCGGGCCGAGGAGCGGCTCTACTCGCTGGTGTACGCGTACGCCCTGCCCGACCCGCTCTGGAACGTGGACCTGAAGCTGCCCGGCGGCACTCCGCTCGGCCGGGTCGACGCGTACTGGACCGAGCAGTGCACCGCCGTCCTCCTGGAGGTCCCCGCGGACGGCGGACCGGGGAACGAGGCGCCCGCCTGCGCGGCGCGCCGCGATCATCTGGAGCGGCTCGGGATCACCGTCATCCCCATGACGCCGCGCGAACTGCGGGACGATCCGGACCGTCAGGCGACCGTGATCAGGACCGCCCTGCTGGCCGCGCTGGACCGCGATCCGCCGGCCTATGTAGTGGTCCTCCCCCACTGAAGCCCGACAGGTGAACCCATCGCGGCCGGATGCCGACGGCAGGAACGCGCCGCGGCCGCACCCATCCGGCCAGTCGCCCCACCCGCCCCGTCCGTCCCGCCCATGGGCGCACACCGCGCATGCCGCGTGCACCACGCACGTCCGTGCGCTAACTCCCCTTTTCCTCCTCCTTGTTCCCCTTGACGACACCGCCATAGGGGCGGTTTTCTGCCATGGTCACATCACAATTCCGCGCGGGCTCTCCCCAAACCCCGCCTCCGTACGAAAGGCTGAGCGGTCGTCCGGCACCGCAATCCGGACGACTGCTCCACCCCAGGGAAACCGTTCCTTCACCAACAGGGATGCCGATGACCCCCGAACCCCAGAGCCCCATAACCGGAGGCTCCCCCACCCGGCGCAGACGTGTGGCCCGGATCGCCGCCGCAGCGTCGCTCGTGACCGCCCTGGTCGCCGCCGGTACCGCTCCGGCCCTCGCGACCGCGCCCGCCGACGACCCCGGCACCGGGACCGCGACCGGCGCCAAGGCCGTACCCGCCGCCGACAAGAAGCTCGGCGCGGCGGATGCCGAACTCCTCGCCGAGGCCGAGGCCAAGGGCGAGAAGCAGATCACCGTCATGGTCGCCACCGCCCCCGGCGCGACCGAGGCGGTCGCCGCCCAGCTCGGTTCCGTCGACGGCGCGAGTGTCGGCAAGACGTACGACG
Encoded proteins:
- the pepN gene encoding aminopeptidase N, producing MPGENLSRDEARERAELLSVDGYEVALDVTSATTAGGDATEGPLTFRSVTTIRFRSARPGADSFADLIAPSVTAVELNGRALDPAVVFDGTRIALDGLAAENVLVVDAQCAYSRTGEGLHRFVDPEDGEVYLYTQYEPADARRVFANFEQPDLKAPFRFEVTAPEGWTVWSNGAGERDAADGVWRFTETRPISTYITAVVAGPYHYETDLYTRTLDDGTVLEIPLGAMCRKGLARHFDADDVFLVTKQGLDFFHDRFDYPYPFGKYDQAFVPEYNIGAMENPGCVTFREEFIFRGKVTQAAYERRANVILHEMAHMWFGDLVTMVWWDDLWLKESFADFMGSYAMVGATRFTNGWTTFANNRKAWAYRADQMPSTHPVTADIRDLEDAKLNFDGITYAKGASVLKQLVAYVGEDAFLEGARRYFKRHAYGNTRLADLLSVLEEVSGRDMTAWSRAWLQTAGVNSLTPVVTHDASGRITELAVVQDPGNGVPGEEGVLRPHRVAVGLYRHEDGELVRYASAEADVTGARTVVPELAGAERPALVLVNDEDLTYCKIRFDEASLETLRSHLGDITDPLARALCWSALWNLTRDALMPARDFVGLVLRFAGRETDIGVLQMLHAWTRIALVHYAAPEWRAEGGRLLAQGALRELRLAEPGGQHQLTWARFFATVAESEADLQLLSGLLDGTAKIDGLDVDQELRWAFLEPLASHGVADANVLDAELARDDTASGTRHHVRCLAARPSAEVKDRAWARVVASDELSNALVEATISGFAQSGQRELLAPYAPQYFEAVERVWSERSIQIGMSIVSGLFPAFQGEPAKAAAERWLAEHTDAAPALRRLVLEAHDDLSRALRAQARDA